One Hallerella porci DNA window includes the following coding sequences:
- a CDS encoding lysylphosphatidylglycerol synthase transmembrane domain-containing protein, giving the protein MKKRILAWLKLLVSVLGIGYIFYKVPFESIRENWTAQTLPWLLFLLFITWISMFIQANRWRGLLLDEGKKIPFRTFYAYIALGYFFTAFLPGGFGGDVVKSVALGKRFNQTPRSVAAILISRVQGLLMLFLLFFISLPWVLLHYSVPISFTLGMGAALLISVFAILFCCFSDKVKLPESITNRIHFIPKLQAALALYRNQKKQFFLSFFDSFLLQLIVFVTAYGYFKAIGISLDFRLVVVFNAITIIVTMLPISLNGIGVREWVIVTLYTGILGIPADKVLAGNLLGYILILFQAVQGGIVLAAKRR; this is encoded by the coding sequence ATGAAGAAACGCATTCTCGCTTGGCTAAAATTACTCGTGAGCGTTCTCGGCATCGGCTACATTTTTTACAAAGTTCCGTTCGAAAGCATCCGCGAAAATTGGACAGCGCAAACGTTACCGTGGCTTCTCTTCCTTTTATTCATCACATGGATTTCGATGTTCATCCAAGCCAATCGTTGGCGCGGACTTTTACTCGATGAAGGGAAGAAAATCCCCTTCCGCACATTCTACGCTTACATTGCGCTCGGTTATTTTTTCACCGCATTTCTCCCCGGCGGATTCGGCGGAGACGTCGTCAAATCCGTCGCCCTCGGGAAACGTTTCAATCAAACGCCGCGCTCCGTCGCAGCCATTCTCATCTCGCGGGTGCAAGGCCTTTTAATGCTTTTCTTGCTCTTCTTCATTTCGCTCCCGTGGGTTTTATTGCATTATTCCGTTCCGATTTCATTTACCCTCGGCATGGGCGCAGCCCTTTTGATTTCTGTATTCGCCATTCTATTTTGTTGCTTCTCGGACAAAGTCAAACTACCCGAGAGCATCACGAACCGCATTCATTTTATTCCGAAATTACAAGCCGCGCTTGCGCTTTACCGCAATCAGAAAAAACAATTTTTCCTTTCTTTCTTCGATTCATTTTTACTGCAACTCATCGTATTCGTTACCGCTTACGGTTACTTTAAAGCCATCGGAATTTCTCTCGATTTTCGTTTAGTCGTCGTCTTTAATGCGATTACGATTATCGTCACCATGCTCCCGATTTCTTTGAACGGCATCGGCGTCCGCGAATGGGTCATCGTGACCTTATACACCGGAATTTTAGGAATTCCCGCTGACAAAGTTCT
- a CDS encoding glycosyltransferase family 4 protein, whose product MKIAVDARMITRSGIGTCIREWIPRVKYSIVLGKEEDLRDYKNSFESLVPFDCGIYGYKEQLKFPYRKLKKQKPDVLHIPHCNVPLFYRGKMIVTIHDLTHLIYPQFLPFRAVLWYFKFIFRFATWRANRILTDSESTKRDIIRFFHTPEEKITVVPLGVGSEFVKKSAADLEYLYEKFSIPRNKKLLIYVGNLLPHKNLSTLQEALAQMPARENCRLILVGKAFDGRTRANREAELGISNLTIHAGVVNQEDLANLYNLADLFVLPSLYEGFGLPVLEAMACGTPVACSNTSSLPEVGGNFAHYFNPTNATEMAAVIQSALNCKAEESEKLIAHAQEFNWEKSSQKIIEIAKQVAEEA is encoded by the coding sequence ATGAAAATTGCAGTAGACGCCCGCATGATTACCCGTTCTGGAATTGGAACTTGCATTCGAGAATGGATTCCTCGAGTCAAATATTCTATCGTCCTCGGGAAAGAGGAAGATTTACGCGATTACAAAAATTCTTTTGAATCTCTCGTGCCCTTTGACTGCGGCATTTACGGCTACAAAGAGCAGCTCAAATTTCCCTATCGAAAACTCAAGAAGCAAAAGCCCGATGTGCTGCACATTCCGCACTGCAATGTTCCGCTCTTTTACCGCGGAAAAATGATTGTAACCATTCACGATTTGACGCATTTAATTTATCCGCAATTTCTCCCGTTCCGCGCTGTCCTTTGGTATTTCAAATTTATCTTCCGCTTCGCCACTTGGCGCGCGAATCGCATCTTGACCGATTCCGAAAGCACGAAGCGCGACATCATCCGATTCTTTCACACGCCCGAAGAAAAAATCACCGTCGTCCCTCTCGGCGTCGGCAGTGAATTTGTAAAAAAAAGCGCAGCCGATTTAGAATATCTCTACGAAAAATTTTCCATTCCGCGCAATAAAAAATTATTGATTTACGTTGGCAATTTACTGCCGCACAAAAATCTTTCCACTTTACAAGAAGCCTTAGCCCAAATGCCCGCTCGCGAAAATTGCCGATTGATTTTAGTCGGGAAAGCTTTTGACGGGCGCACGCGCGCAAACCGCGAAGCAGAACTCGGCATTTCAAATTTGACGATTCACGCGGGAGTTGTCAACCAAGAAGATTTGGCAAATCTTTACAACCTCGCCGATTTATTTGTGCTGCCGTCGCTTTACGAAGGCTTTGGACTTCCCGTTTTAGAAGCGATGGCTTGCGGAACTCCAGTCGCGTGTTCTAACACGTCATCTCTTCCCGAAGTCGGCGGAAATTTTGCGCATTACTTTAATCCGACAAATGCGACGGAAATGGCTGCGGTCATTCAAAGCGCTCTCAATTGCAAAGCGGAAGAATCCGAAAAATTGATCGCTCACGCACAAGAATTTAATTGGGAAAAATCTTCGCAAAAAATTATCGAAATTGCAAAGCAAGTCGCCGAGGAAGCATGA